The proteins below are encoded in one region of Silene latifolia isolate original U9 population chromosome 2, ASM4854445v1, whole genome shotgun sequence:
- the LOC141641502 gene encoding uncharacterized protein LOC141641502 produces MKGYELLREKDQEVRWHGLVWNKWNVPKHSFMAWVYHHNNMNTMDKLYRLHISEEDTCWICRNSTETIEHLFFSYGYSQSITSKIGRWLEASIPCLDLLKWRLELMGSKTRKGIVNATINSCIYHIWRQRNQSKHENSIIRPEKVATQIIKEMRQRVNYLTNGTVKEKDRAFLQKINGAHHLDW; encoded by the coding sequence ATGAAAGGCTACGAGCTCCTAAGGGAAAAAGACCAGGAAGTCAGGTGGCATGGTTTGGTTTGGAACAAATGGAATGTGCCAAAACACAGTTTCATGGCATGGGTATACCACCACAACAATATGAATACTATGGACAAGCTTTACAGGTTACACATCAGCGAAGAGGATACCTGTTGGATTTGTAGGAACTCCACGGAAACAATTGAACACTTGTTCTTCAGCTACGGTTACAGTCAGTCGATCACATCCAAAATAGGGAGATGGCTTGAGGCTTCTATTCCATGCCTCGACCTTCTGAAATGGCGTTTGGAGCTCATGGGCTCTAAAACCAGGAAAGGTATAGTGAATGCTACCATCAATAGCTGCATATATCATATTTGGAGGCAAAGAAATCAGAGTAAACATGAGAACTCAATCATCCGTCCAGAAAAGGTAGCAACTCAAATTATTAAGGAGATGAGACAGAGAGTTAATTACCTGACTAATGGGACAGTGAAGGAAAAGGATCGAGCATTCTTGCAGAAGATCAATGGAGCGCATCATCTTGACTGGTGA